The following is a genomic window from Vicia villosa cultivar HV-30 ecotype Madison, WI unplaced genomic scaffold, Vvil1.0 ctg.003668F_1_1, whole genome shotgun sequence.
CGAGGGGATACCCCAAGCAAAATAAAGTGGCGCCAAAAAGAAAATTTGGTGGACAGCTAATGCAGCATTTAGCGAGGGGCATCCCCAAGGAAATAGTAGTGCTAATTTTAGCGAGGGGTATCCCCTCGGAAAAAAGACAGTATTGTCTTATCAACTGTGCTAGCAGTCTGCGCGTGCAGTCCCCAAATTTCAAGGTTACAATTTGCGAGGGGTCCCCCCACGCCCCATTGGACCGTTTCATTACCGACGGGTCTCCCCTCGCTGATATCTGAATTAGATCCGTTGCGCATTAATTGGACCGTTTTAACATTATTAtttatctttcttcttccttttaaCAACACAATTTCATTCCTCAACTTCTCAATCTCATCCCTCTCAATTTCTCTCAAAACTCCATTCCTCTCAACTTCTCAACAACACTTAAGGTAAAATTCTCCTCAACTTACTCTCAACAATAGTATACATTCTTTTTGATTTCATATATAATctaattttcgtttttttttaCAACAATTGAATCTTAGAAGACAGAATCTTGGAATAAAGCTCtgatattttgaaggaaattttcaAAGTCTACACCAAAGTTGTCTTCAAATAAGGTACATATAAAATTTATGAACTTTTTTATATGTGTTTATGATagaagtgtatatatatatagtgtgtatgttgttatatataaattttcTGTGTGTTTGTTATATATAGATTAcactttagattttttttttgtatgtgtttagaatttttttttaattttttcgaaATTAAATTCTATAGTTGctgattttttaatttgtttggtATATTTTTATGTGTGTTAGTAAATATTTGCCTTTAGTGAGGGGTTTAGCCCCTGGCAAATTGCAGTATTTCTTGTAGTGTATAATCAATATCAGCTCTGGTCAAGTTCGTCAAGCAAAAGCTGTTCCACTCGCTACAAGATAGAGATTCATAAGAATCAAACTCTATATTAGATGTTCGAAAATCCACGAGAGTTGGACATCCAGATAGAAACATGATAAAGTCTCGAAGTTTAGGGAACGAAATATATTCCAAATGAAGGGTTTTGAGAGAAGGAAGTAGAACAGAAGAATCTGATAAAGCCTCTTCCACGTGGAAACTAAAAAGCTTGAGAACCACAAGTGTTTTGCAAGTGAGAATGGTGATGGGAAATTTGGGAAGTAACAATGAGGTGAGACGGAGATAAAGGTACTCAACTCTTTGTTGTATCGCAAAATTGAGCCATTTGGTTATAGTGATCATGAAGCACTGAAAAAGATGTCTGTATGTAACGTCAAGGTGGAAAGTCTTAATGGGAAGTGTGACATCTCGCGAAACCAAAATAGAGTATACAAAATCTTTAAACTCAGATGCTGTGATTCGTTCTGGAAGTGTCTGTTGGAAGCGCAAAGTGGGAACTGAGagccatagatgtttccacctctTTGAGAGAATGCTTGTAGCGACGGATTGTTCGGTTTGAAGAAAAGAGAGAATGTGACAGAGAATAGCGTCTGGTAAATTACTTATTATATCAGCCATTCATATTTTTCGGTTTCGAACAACAGAGGAAGAAGAAGGACTGATTATGGAATTTGGTTTTTGTTTTCACTTATACGCTATTTTACATCATAATAACGTATTAGGTTTTTTTATGCAATAACGTATTAGGGTTTAACCAaggaaaataaagataaaataaaag
Proteins encoded in this region:
- the LOC131641337 gene encoding putative F-box/FBD/LRR-repeat protein At5g25850, with translation MADIISNLPDAILCHILSFLQTEQSVATSILSKRWKHLWLSVPTLRFQQTLPERITASEFKDFVYSILVSRDVTLPIKTFHLDVTYRHLFQCFMITITKWLNFAIQQRVEYLYLRLTSLLLPKFPITILTCKTLVVLKLFSFHVEEALSDSSVLLPSLKTLHLEYISFPKLRDFIMFLSGCPTLVDFRTSNIEFDSYESLSCSEWNSFCLTNLTRADIDYTLQEILQFARG